The Tepidibacter aestuarii genome contains a region encoding:
- the spoIVB gene encoding SpoIVB peptidase: MAKISKRKFLILILILSVVLTSFTSFNLISQAFDQNKLELIPLGNIAGIKLDTKGVLVIGIDENYLKYKDRNIKIGDIIVKIEGKEVNKAQDIEDITNNIKKDSMKMTIKRDGKYISQYVKLYKNDKDNAYKIGVWVRDKIAGIGTLTCYNPKTKEFYALGHGITDVDTGSIIEVKNGVLYKPKKTGVKKGIAGVPGEIIGDFDKENIMGEFDHNDDFGIRGVMNNEYRWDNLKPIEIGHYYEVKKGDAYILFPDENNRIKKYKIKIKKISNQNKPKSKSMVVEIVDKDLINYTGGIVQGMSGAPIIQNGKIIGAITHVFVNDPKKGYAIFIDWMLK; encoded by the coding sequence ATGGCTAAAATTTCCAAGAGAAAATTTTTAATTTTAATATTAATTTTATCTGTAGTATTAACAAGTTTTACATCTTTTAATTTAATCTCACAAGCCTTTGATCAAAATAAATTAGAATTAATTCCACTTGGGAATATAGCTGGAATAAAGTTAGACACCAAAGGAGTATTAGTTATAGGAATAGATGAAAATTATTTAAAATATAAAGATCGAAATATAAAAATAGGAGATATAATAGTCAAAATAGAGGGAAAAGAAGTAAATAAAGCACAGGATATAGAAGATATTACAAATAATATAAAAAAAGATTCTATGAAGATGACCATAAAAAGAGATGGCAAGTATATATCCCAATATGTAAAATTGTATAAAAATGATAAAGATAATGCTTACAAAATAGGAGTATGGGTAAGAGATAAAATAGCTGGTATAGGAACCTTAACTTGCTATAATCCTAAAACTAAGGAATTTTATGCTCTAGGTCATGGAATAACAGATGTGGATACGGGAAGCATAATAGAAGTAAAAAATGGGGTTTTATATAAGCCTAAAAAAACAGGCGTCAAAAAAGGGATAGCTGGAGTACCAGGTGAAATAATAGGAGATTTTGACAAAGAAAATATAATGGGAGAATTCGATCATAATGATGATTTTGGTATAAGGGGTGTAATGAATAATGAATATAGATGGGATAATTTAAAACCTATAGAAATTGGTCATTATTATGAAGTTAAAAAAGGAGATGCTTATATACTATTTCCTGATGAAAATAATAGAATAAAAAAATACAAAATAAAAATAAAAAAGATATCTAACCAAAACAAGCCAAAATCTAAAAGTATGGTGGTTGAAATAGTAGATAAAGATCTGATTAACTATACAGGTGGAATAGTCCAAGGAATGAGTGGAGCGCCGATAATACAAAATGGCAAAATAATAGGAGCTATAACACATGTATTTGTCAATGACCCAAAAAAAGGGTATGCCATATTTATAGATTGGATGTTGAAATAA
- the spo0A gene encoding sporulation transcription factor Spo0A produces the protein MKEKIKLIIADDNKDFCQILKEYLQNEDDIEILGIAKDGIEALDLVSEKQPDLLILDIIMPHLDGLGVIEKLNSMDIKKMPKIIVLSAVGQDKITQRAINLGADYYIVKPFDFSVFINRIRELVGQRNVSILDNNKPLTTFKTVKTEFVKSTGNIEAEITNIIHEIGVPAHIKGYLYLREAINMVIDNVELLSAVTKELYPNIAKIFNTTPSRVERAIRHAIEVAWSRGKVDTINQLFGYTVHNTKGKPTNSEFIAMVADKLRLEHKAAR, from the coding sequence GTGAAAGAAAAAATAAAATTAATAATAGCGGATGATAATAAGGATTTTTGCCAAATATTAAAGGAATATTTGCAAAATGAAGATGATATAGAGATATTAGGGATAGCTAAGGATGGTATTGAGGCACTTGATCTAGTGTCAGAAAAACAACCTGATTTACTAATATTAGATATAATAATGCCTCATCTTGATGGTCTTGGAGTTATAGAAAAATTAAATAGTATGGATATTAAGAAAATGCCAAAAATAATAGTTTTATCTGCTGTAGGACAAGATAAAATAACTCAAAGAGCTATAAATTTAGGAGCTGATTATTATATAGTTAAGCCTTTTGATTTTAGCGTATTTATAAATAGGATAAGAGAATTGGTTGGACAGAGAAATGTATCAATACTTGATAATAATAAGCCATTAACAACATTTAAAACTGTTAAAACAGAGTTTGTAAAAAGTACAGGAAATATAGAAGCTGAAATAACAAATATAATACATGAAATAGGAGTGCCAGCTCATATCAAAGGGTATTTATATTTAAGAGAAGCTATAAACATGGTAATAGATAATGTAGAACTTTTAAGTGCTGTTACTAAGGAGTTATATCCTAATATAGCCAAGATATTCAACACTACTCCATCAAGAGTTGAAAGAGCGATAAGACATGCTATAGAAGTAGCTTGGAGCAGAGGAAAGGTTGATACTATAAATCAATTATTTGGATATACAGTTCACAATACAAAAGGAAAGCCAACAAATTCTGAATTTATCGCAATGGTTGCAGATAAATTAAGACTTGAGCATAAAGCAGCAAGATAG
- the steA gene encoding putative cytokinetic ring protein SteA has translation MRLKAPIKIDRKTKNLAKRLKGGEIAVINHKDIDEVAANSLVEGKIKAIVNADTTISGRYPNKGPQILTNKNIYILDNVGKEVFDRLNEDDIVEIVDNKLYLNDELIGEGEVLDKDTIKQKIKLCYDNLSNELDNFIENTIEYAKKEKGFILGDLEIPKMKTKFKGRHALIVVRGQDYKEDLSTIISYIEEMKPVLIGVDGGGDALLEFGYTPDMIVGDMDSISDECLRKCNELVVHAYPDGRAPGLKRIESLGLKATTFPAPGTSEDIAMLTAYEYGAKLIVALGTHSNMIDFLEKGRKGMASTFLVRLKIGSKLIDAKGVNLLYRSKLKLKYIWGLILAALFPVCIVAYLSPSIQQMIKLMQIKIKLLMDF, from the coding sequence ATGCGATTAAAGGCTCCGATAAAAATAGATAGAAAAACCAAAAATCTAGCTAAAAGATTAAAAGGAGGAGAAATTGCTGTAATAAATCATAAAGATATAGATGAGGTGGCAGCTAACTCTTTGGTAGAAGGAAAAATAAAAGCTATAGTAAATGCAGATACTACAATAAGCGGTAGATATCCGAACAAGGGACCTCAAATACTTACTAACAAAAATATATATATATTAGATAATGTAGGAAAAGAAGTATTTGATAGGTTGAATGAAGATGATATTGTTGAAATAGTAGATAATAAATTGTATTTAAATGATGAATTAATAGGTGAAGGTGAGGTATTAGACAAAGACACAATTAAGCAGAAAATAAAGTTATGCTATGACAATTTATCTAATGAATTAGATAATTTTATAGAAAATACTATAGAATACGCTAAAAAAGAAAAAGGGTTTATACTTGGAGACTTAGAAATTCCTAAGATGAAGACTAAATTTAAAGGAAGACATGCATTAATTGTTGTAAGAGGACAAGATTATAAAGAAGATTTAAGTACTATAATTTCATATATAGAAGAGATGAAACCTGTATTAATAGGAGTTGATGGTGGAGGAGATGCACTTTTAGAATTTGGATATACGCCAGATATGATAGTTGGAGATATGGATAGTATAAGTGATGAGTGCTTGAGAAAATGCAATGAACTAGTAGTTCATGCATATCCTGATGGGAGAGCACCAGGACTTAAAAGAATAGAGAGTCTAGGACTTAAGGCCACTACATTTCCAGCACCTGGAACTAGCGAAGATATAGCCATGCTTACAGCCTATGAATACGGTGCAAAATTAATAGTTGCACTTGGAACTCATTCAAACATGATAGATTTTCTTGAAAAAGGAAGAAAAGGAATGGCGAGTACTTTTCTAGTAAGGCTTAAGATTGGTTCGAAACTAATAGACGCAAAAGGAGTTAACCTTTTATACAGAAGTAAATTAAAGCTAAAGTACATATGGGGTCTTATTCTTGCAGCTCTTTTCCCTGTTTGTATAGTAGCCTATTTATCTCCGTCTATTCAACAGATGATAAAACTTATGCAGATTAAAATTAAATTATTAATGGATTTTTAG
- a CDS encoding copper transporter — translation MNVNMKYFIVTLSAIFISLGIGILIGFNLNSNGAFDEQQTQIIDDLENKFNLIKEENSKMENKILNTTKENENLNKYIENTFSYVIDNKLEGKNIGIVKTTEDYFYPNVEEIINKANGSVAFNIVIKDKLVNEFEIGELNKEFNLNLKDKNELINYICQITYVDKNIDLLNQMSQKGIIEIKALNLEYNNLDTVILEGGSLENNENKLNMVDKNIIKYFKDNNVNLLGTERRDAQNSYIPFYKESKISTIDNLDEVMGKISLIMVIEGKTGHFGVKDTADEFTPLEIK, via the coding sequence GTGAATGTAAATATGAAGTATTTTATAGTAACATTAAGTGCCATTTTCATAAGTTTGGGAATCGGAATATTAATAGGCTTTAACTTAAATAGCAATGGAGCATTTGATGAGCAACAAACTCAAATAATAGATGATTTAGAAAATAAATTCAATCTTATAAAAGAAGAAAACAGTAAGATGGAAAACAAAATCTTAAATACAACAAAAGAAAATGAAAATCTAAATAAGTATATAGAAAATACATTTAGCTATGTGATTGATAATAAACTAGAAGGAAAAAATATAGGTATAGTTAAGACGACAGAAGATTATTTTTACCCTAATGTAGAAGAAATTATAAACAAAGCTAATGGAAGTGTTGCATTTAATATTGTTATAAAAGATAAACTAGTAAATGAATTTGAAATAGGTGAATTAAACAAAGAATTCAACTTAAATTTAAAAGATAAGAACGAATTGATAAATTATATATGTCAAATAACTTATGTAGATAAAAATATTGATTTACTAAATCAAATGAGCCAAAAAGGAATAATAGAGATAAAAGCTCTAAACCTTGAGTATAATAATTTAGATACTGTTATTCTTGAAGGTGGAAGTTTAGAAAATAACGAGAATAAGTTAAATATGGTAGATAAAAATATAATTAAATACTTTAAAGATAACAACGTAAATCTGCTTGGAACTGAAAGAAGAGATGCTCAAAATTCATATATTCCATTTTATAAAGAATCTAAGATATCTACTATAGATAATTTAGATGAAGTTATGGGTAAAATATCATTAATTATGGTTATTGAAGGAAAAACAGGGCACTTTGGAGTAAAGGATACTGCAGATGAATTTACACCTTTAGAGATTAAATAA
- a CDS encoding glycosyltransferase family 2 protein, with product MNNKHISIIIPAYNEENKIKATIEGIKDIKCIDDIIIVDDGSTDNTFEIASSYDCVKSLKLDNNMGKGFALNYGLKMAMQESDIIGFLDADLGETSRDIEKLIYPVLNDECDVTIAKFPPAKKKGGFGFVKKLAKNGVKMLTGEELDSTLSGQRVFKKEVLQHFEEMPFGYGVEVGMTIDILKKGYKINEVLVNMTHNETGRDLKGFVHRGKQFYHINITLLKKILGR from the coding sequence ATGAATAATAAACATATTAGTATAATAATACCTGCTTACAATGAAGAAAATAAAATAAAAGCTACAATAGAAGGCATAAAGGATATAAAGTGCATAGATGATATAATAATAGTTGATGATGGATCAACTGATAATACGTTTGAAATAGCATCTTCATATGATTGCGTAAAGTCATTAAAACTTGATAACAATATGGGAAAAGGGTTTGCTCTAAATTATGGACTTAAAATGGCTATGCAAGAGTCTGATATTATAGGATTTTTAGATGCTGATTTAGGAGAAACATCAAGAGATATAGAGAAATTAATATACCCTGTACTAAACGATGAGTGCGATGTAACTATTGCCAAATTTCCACCAGCAAAGAAAAAAGGTGGCTTTGGGTTTGTTAAAAAGCTTGCAAAAAATGGAGTTAAAATGCTAACTGGTGAAGAACTAGATTCAACTTTATCAGGGCAAAGAGTGTTTAAAAAGGAAGTTTTACAACACTTCGAAGAAATGCCATTTGGTTATGGTGTTGAAGTTGGAATGACTATTGATATATTAAAAAAAGGATATAAAATAAATGAAGTTTTAGTAAACATGACACATAATGAAACTGGAAGAGACTTAAAGGGATTTGTTCATAGAGG